A single window of Microplitis demolitor isolate Queensland-Clemson2020A chromosome 7, iyMicDemo2.1a, whole genome shotgun sequence DNA harbors:
- the LOC103569134 gene encoding tRNA (guanine-N(7)-)-methyltransferase non-catalytic subunit wdr4 → MSFSVFNSNIILCSADNVISYDYKTKSELSIELPKLIISDNLKLHNNLDIEACHGITSITFSSDGQYYCVCTNRKQLCIYKRKDNTLVSNRTLVRAASKVQFTPKNDVIVADKSGDVYLYHTSNYANEGQLILGHLSMLLDVLVTSNNDFIITADRDEKIRVSKFPNAYNIHSYCLGHTKFVNNIIELPHDIDILVSAGGDGVFKFWDFKNGVELNSVSYKDKINEDDVSKLNENLRNLELTEVVDNLPVKHMRVMKFDDNYSILIFSFYGNGNIIIYHVTGTLSSGLNVNFKQKIYEKDEPLECILQKQQMWLLFDDGLKIFKLKDEIFIENTEMNDNLKALNESWSLLRSKVINKLNLYPILYKRKFDTVQEYQERKKSRLTTIVD, encoded by the coding sequence ATGAGTTTTTCAGTATTCAactcaaatataattttgtgtaGTGCTGATAATGTTATATCATAtgattacaaaacaaaaagtgaattatcaattgaacttccaaaattaataatcagtgATAACCTTAAGCTTCATAACAATCTTGATATTGAAGCATGTCACGGTATAACCTCAATAACATTTTCATCTGATGGACAATATTATTGTGTTTGTACAAATCGCAAGCAATTGTGTATTTACAAACGTAAAGATAATACTCTTGTATCAAATAGAACACTAGTAAGAGCAGCAAGTAAAGTTCaatttactccaaaaaatGATGTAATAGTTGCTGATAAATCTGGTGATGTTTATCTATACCATACCTCTAATTATGCCAATGAAGGACAACTGATACTCGGACATTTATCAATGCTACTTGATGTTCTAGTTACTTctaataatgattttattattacggCTGATCGAGATGAAAAAATTCGAGTATCTAAATTTCCAAATGCTTATAACATTCATTCATATTGTTTAGGACATactaaatttgtaaataatattattgaattacctcatgatattgatattttagtATCTGCTGGCGGAGatggagtttttaaattttgggatTTCAAAAATGGAGTTGAATTAAATTCCGTTAGTTATAAAGACAAAATAAACGAAGACGACGTTAgtaaattgaatgaaaatttacgtAATTTAGAATTAACTGAAGTAGTTGATAATTTACCAGTTAAACATATGAGAGTTATGAAATTTGATGacaattattctattttaatcTTTAGTTTTTATGGCAAtggtaatattattatttatcatgtcACTGGAACGCTATCCAGTggattaaatgttaattttaaacaaaaaatttacgaaaaggACGAACCGTTGGAAtgtattttacaaaaacaacAAATGTGGTTATTATTCGATGATggattgaaaatatttaaacttaaagatgaaatttttattgaaaatacagAAATGAATGACAATCTTAAAGCATTAAATGAATCATGGAGTTTACTGAGAAGTAaagtaatcaataaattaaatttatatcctaTTCTTTATAAAAGGAAATTCGATACAGTTCAAGAATatcaagaaagaaaaaaaagtcgctTGACAACTATAGTTGATTAa
- the LOC103569136 gene encoding lysophosphatidylserine lipase ABHD12 isoform X1, whose protein sequence is MQWAYFLAGFVPFIILDIWYMGIITLWTLKIFIILYIIIFGICPFIFHYSYNFQRKILFLNFVHWPPSLDFNKPETIGLEGVRNFYLHTDENVKIGAWQMLPRSLLNGTTILNDEYFEATLANASKPVFLYMHGNSGNRGSSHRIELYKVFQDLDYHVIAFDYRSYGDSDPADLSELGVVTDSKYVVQWLINKVNNSAPIFVWGHSLGTGVSSHALALLATENIHPTGLFLESPFNNIADELRCHPFAQVFKHLPWFDWIIVQPFYGNNLRFESDKHTANIKCPIMILHAEDDSVVPFNLGEKLYEETLKSHGNDTEQIQMVRINASLELGHKYICRYKPLPSIIEHFVLQCQKNKIQ, encoded by the exons ATGCAATGGGCATATTTCTTAGCTGGTTTTGTGCCATTCATCATCCTTGATATTTGGTATATGGGAAT aatCACATTATggactttaaaaatatttattattctttacataattatatttggtaTTTGTCCgtttatatttcattactCATATAACTTTCAAcgtaaaatactttttttgaatttcg tacaCTGGCCCCCTAGTCTAGACTTTAATAAACCCGAAACAATCGGATTGGAAggtgtaagaaatttttatttacacactgatgaaaatgttaaaattggAGCGTg gCAAATGTTACCTCGATCTTTACTCAACGGCACTACGATACTCAATGATGAATATTTTGAAGCAACCTTAGCAAATGCAAGTAAAccagtatttttatatatgcatGGTAATAGTGGAAACAGAGGAAGTAGTCATAGAATTGAATTATACAAAGTATTTCAAGACCTAGATTATCATGTAATTGCTTTCGATTATCGAA gcTACGGTGACAGTGACCCTGCTGATTTATCAGAACTTGGTGTTGTTACTGACAGTAAATATGTAGTACAATGgcttataaataaagtaaataacaGTGCACCTATTTTTGTATGGGGTCATTCACTTGGAACTgg agtATCAAGTCATGCATTGGCTTTATTAGCTACTGAAAATATACACCCTACaggattatttttagaatctcCTTTTAATAATATAGCTGATGAATTACGTTGTCATCCTTTTGCTCAAGTTTTTAAACATCTACCATGGTTTGATTGGATAATTGTGCAGCCattttatggaaataatttGAGATTTGAGTCTGATAAACATACTGCTAATATAAAATGTCCTATTATGATCTTACACGCTGAAGATGATAGTGTTGTACCATTTAATCTAGGTGAaaag CTTTATGAAGAGACTTTAAAATCACATGGAAATGATACCGAACAAATTCAAATGGTTAGGATAAATGCTTCGTTAGAGCTTggtcataaatatatatgtcgaTATAAACCATTACCATCAATTATAGA GCATTTTGTTTTACAATGTCAAAAGAacaaaattcaatga
- the LOC103569133 gene encoding 26S proteasome regulatory subunit 10B, which translates to MATAMDPVREKALQDYRKKLMEHKETESRLKEMREHSKDLAKQYDKSENDLKALQSVGQIVGEVLKQLTEEKFIVKATNGPRYVVGCRRQLDKNKLKSGTRVALDMTTLTIMRYLPREVDPLVYNMSHEDPGDVTYSAIGGLSEQIRELREVIELPLLNPELFQRVGITPPKGCLLYGPPGTGKTLLARAVASQLDANFLKVVSSAIVDKYIGESARLIREMFNYARDHQPCIIFMDEIDAIGGRRFSEGTSADREIQRTLMELLNQMDGFDSLGQVKMIMATNRPDTLDPALLRPGRLDRKIEIPLPNEQARLEILKIHALPIAKHGEIDYEAVVKLSDGFNGADLRNVCTEAGLFAIRLEREYVIQEDFMKAVRKVSDNKKLESKLDYKPV; encoded by the exons ATGGCTACAGCTATGGATCCCGTACGTGAAAAAGCTCTTCAAgattatagaaaaaaacttATGGAACATAAAGAAACTGAGTCACGATTAAAAGAAA tGCGTGAACATTCGAAGGATCTTGCCAAGCAGTATGACAAATCAGAAAATGATCTCAAAGCTCTGCAAAGTGTAGGCCAG atcGTGGGAGAAGTATTAAAACAGCTGACTGAAGAAAAAT ttattgtAAAGGCTACCAACGGCCCTCGTTATGTTGTCGGATGCAGACGTCagttggataaaaataaattaaaatcaggGACCAGAGTAGCTCTTGATATGACTACTTTGACTATTATGCGGTATTTACCCCGTGAAGTTGATCCTTTGGTATATAATATGTCCCATGAAGATCCTGGTGATGTAACTTATTCAGCTATTGGAGGACTGAGTGAACAAATTCGTGAGCTACGAGAAGTCATAGAGTTGCCTTTATTAAATCCTGAACTCTTCCAGCGAGTAGGTATTACTCCACCAAAAGGATGTCTTTTATATGGACCTCCTGGAACGGGAAAAACACTTTTAGCTCGAGCTGTTGCCAGTCAACTTGATGCTAATTTTCTCAAAGTTGTCTCGAGTGCTATAGTTGATAAGTACATCGGTGAATCAGCTCGATTAATTCGTGAAATGTTTAATTATGCACGCGACCATCAGCCTTGCATTATATTCATGGATGAAATTGATGCTATTg gtGGTCGAAGATTCTCTGAGGGTACTAGTGCTGATCGTGAAATTCAAAGAACACTTATGGAGTTATTGAATCAAATGGATGGTTTTGATTCCTTGGGTCAAGTTAAAATGATTATGGCGACTAACAGACCAGATACTCTTGACCCAGCTTTATTACGACCGGGAAGATTGGACaggaaaattgaaattccaTTGCCAAATGAACAGGCGAGgttggaaattttgaaaattcatgcACTGCCAATCGCTAAACATGGAGAAATTg aTTATGAAGCTGTTGTTAAACTATCAGATGGATTTAACGGAGCTGATTTAAGAAATGTATGCACAGAGGCAGGATTATTCGCAATACGTTTAGAACGCGAATACGTTATCCAAGAAGACTTTATGAAGGCGGTTAGAAAAGTATcagataacaaaaaattggAGTCGAAGTTAGATTACAAGCCAGTTTAA
- the LOC103569136 gene encoding lysophosphatidylserine lipase ABHD12 isoform X2: MIYWILKKRTIKRITLWTLKIFIILYIIIFGICPFIFHYSYNFQRKILFLNFVHWPPSLDFNKPETIGLEGVRNFYLHTDENVKIGAWQMLPRSLLNGTTILNDEYFEATLANASKPVFLYMHGNSGNRGSSHRIELYKVFQDLDYHVIAFDYRSYGDSDPADLSELGVVTDSKYVVQWLINKVNNSAPIFVWGHSLGTGVSSHALALLATENIHPTGLFLESPFNNIADELRCHPFAQVFKHLPWFDWIIVQPFYGNNLRFESDKHTANIKCPIMILHAEDDSVVPFNLGEKLYEETLKSHGNDTEQIQMVRINASLELGHKYICRYKPLPSIIEHFVLQCQKNKIQ, from the exons atgatttattggattttaaaaaaacgtacAATTAAaag aatCACATTATggactttaaaaatatttattattctttacataattatatttggtaTTTGTCCgtttatatttcattactCATATAACTTTCAAcgtaaaatactttttttgaatttcg tacaCTGGCCCCCTAGTCTAGACTTTAATAAACCCGAAACAATCGGATTGGAAggtgtaagaaatttttatttacacactgatgaaaatgttaaaattggAGCGTg gCAAATGTTACCTCGATCTTTACTCAACGGCACTACGATACTCAATGATGAATATTTTGAAGCAACCTTAGCAAATGCAAGTAAAccagtatttttatatatgcatGGTAATAGTGGAAACAGAGGAAGTAGTCATAGAATTGAATTATACAAAGTATTTCAAGACCTAGATTATCATGTAATTGCTTTCGATTATCGAA gcTACGGTGACAGTGACCCTGCTGATTTATCAGAACTTGGTGTTGTTACTGACAGTAAATATGTAGTACAATGgcttataaataaagtaaataacaGTGCACCTATTTTTGTATGGGGTCATTCACTTGGAACTgg agtATCAAGTCATGCATTGGCTTTATTAGCTACTGAAAATATACACCCTACaggattatttttagaatctcCTTTTAATAATATAGCTGATGAATTACGTTGTCATCCTTTTGCTCAAGTTTTTAAACATCTACCATGGTTTGATTGGATAATTGTGCAGCCattttatggaaataatttGAGATTTGAGTCTGATAAACATACTGCTAATATAAAATGTCCTATTATGATCTTACACGCTGAAGATGATAGTGTTGTACCATTTAATCTAGGTGAaaag CTTTATGAAGAGACTTTAAAATCACATGGAAATGATACCGAACAAATTCAAATGGTTAGGATAAATGCTTCGTTAGAGCTTggtcataaatatatatgtcgaTATAAACCATTACCATCAATTATAGA GCATTTTGTTTTACAATGTCAAAAGAacaaaattcaatga